Proteins co-encoded in one Medicago truncatula cultivar Jemalong A17 chromosome 8, MtrunA17r5.0-ANR, whole genome shotgun sequence genomic window:
- the LOC25502898 gene encoding dof zinc finger protein DOF2.4 has translation MIQELFGNGASATLTSSERNYSSINGGVLLQPTTQPPSSCPSSTTTTTTAPTTVTTTTTTSSENQQHLRCPRCDSSNTKFCYYNNYNLTQPRHFCKTCRRYWTKGGALRNVPIGGGCRKNKSIGASNNAAKIATNKMKTVSSSEFIGRSTSGQGFDLEHVVPPQSQILWGSPQNSHILSLLRSSQNQNPNPNHVKEEGNNFIGSHVSHMMSSQPLISSNGYDGVGHVLCNPFWRNNHDNQTQQLQNGGFVLGDQQHQHHQNSGIQELYQKLRSSTTFPSNSVGDISSSPTVLLGNAASNSSSISNILETTSVTGGELGYWNPIPTLTWSDLPTTNGAIQTQYQ, from the coding sequence ATGATCCAAGAACTCTTTGGTAATGGTGCTAGTGCTACCCTCACATCAAGTGAAAGAAACTACTCTTCCATTAATGGAGGAGTTTTACTTCAACCAACAACACAACCTCCTTCTTCATGTCCATCTTccacaaccaccaccaccactgcACCAACCACCGTCACcacaaccaccaccacctcaTCAGAAAACCAACAACATCTAAGGTGTCCAAGATGCGActcatcaaacacaaaattttgTTACTACAACAACTATAACCTCACTCAGCCTCGCCATTTCTGCAAGACATGCCGTCGTTATTGGACAAAAGGAGGTGCTTTAAGAAACGTTCCAATTGGAGGTGGCTGCCGGAAAAACAAGAGCATCGGTGCCTCAAACAACGCGGCAAAAATAGCTACAAACAAGATGAAAACAGTTTCTTCTTCGGAGTTTATTGGAAGGTCAACAAGTGGTCAAGGGTTTGATCTCGAACACGTTGTTCCACCACAAAGTCAAATCCTATGGGGTTCTCCTCAAAATTCTCATATACTTTCTTTGCTAAGATCTAGTCAAAAccaaaaccctaaccctaatcaTGTTAAGGAAGAAGGCAATAACTTCATAGGGTCCCATGTTTCTCACATGATGAGTTCTCAGCCGTTGATTTCGTCAAATGGTTATGATGGTGTTGGACATGTTTTATGCAACCCATTTTGGAGAAACAATCATGATAATCAAACTCAACAATTACAAAATGGTGGATTTGTACTTGGGGATCAACAACATCAGCATCATCAAAACAGTGGAATCCAAGAACTGTACCAGAAACTAAGGTCATCAACAACTTTCCCTAGTAACAGTGTTGGTGATATTTCATCTTCACCAACGGTATTACTAGGGAACGCGGCTTCAAATTCTTCGTCTATATCCAACATTTTGGAGACAACTTCAGTTACTGGTGGTGAATTAGGGTACTGGAATCCAATTCCAACCCTTACTTGGTCTGATCTTCCAACTACCAATGGTGCAATTCAAACCCAATATCAGTAA
- the LOC25502900 gene encoding L-ascorbate oxidase homolog — translation MNQAIITPIFFGILACWSAISVTAEDRYQFFTWEITKGTIFPLGVPQEGILINGQFPGPTIEAITNDNIVVNVINKLDDKFLITWSGIKQRRTSWQDGVLGTNCPIPPNSNWTYKFQVKDQVGTYTYFPSTKIHKAAGGFGGFNIAQRSTIAIPYPAPDGEFTLLVGDWSKTNHKVLRRLLDVGKSLPFPDALLINGVKDNAVFTGEAGKTYKFRVSNVGMATSINFRIQGHSLKLIEVEGAHTLQETYESLDVHVGQSMTVLVTLDKSIGDYYIVASTRFTNPILTTTATLRYSGSNSKASGLLPVGPTDVEWSIKQARTIRLNLTANAARPNPQGSFHYGTIPVLRVLQLANSKSIVNGKLRYAVNGISHINPSTPLKLADWFNIPGIFDLNTIKDFPSSSKSVKLGTSVLGFTLHDFAEIIFQNDENTIQSWHMDGSSFYVVGFGKGKWTPDVRRTYNLVDGITRYTTQVYPNSWTTILVSLDNKGMWNLRSAIWENRYLGQDLYMRVWNNEQSLYTETNVPLNALFCGKAKHLPKL, via the exons ATGAACCAGGCCATCATCactccaattttttttggaattttggcTTGTTGGAGTGCAATTTCGGTTACTGCAGAAGACCGATATCAGTTCTTCACATGGGAAATTACAAAGGGAACAATTTTTCCTCTTGGTGTTCCTCAAGAG GGTATTCTTATCAATGGCCAATTTCCAGGCCCTACAATTGAAGCCATCACTAATGACAACATTGTTGTGAATGTCATTAACAAGTTGGATGATAAATTCCTCATTACATG GAGTGGTATAAAACAAAGAAGGACATCATGGCAAGATGGAGTTTTAGGAACCAATTGTCCAATCCCTCCTAACTCAAACTGGACATACAAATTTCAAGTAAAAGATCAAGTTGGAACCTACACATATTTCCCATCAACCAAAATCCATAAAGCTGCTGGTGGTTTTGGTGGATTCAATATTGCTCAAAGGTCTACTATAGCCATTCCATATCCTGCCCCTGATGGAGAATTCACCCTGCTTGTTGGGGATTGGTCCAAGACCAACCACaag GTGCTAAGGAGACTACTGGATGTTGGAAAGAGTCTTCCTTTTCCTGATGCTCTCCTTATAAATGGTGTAAAAGATAATGCTGTATTTACAGGAGAAGCAG gGAAGACATACAAGTTCAGAGTGTCCAATGTTGGGATGGCAACCTCAATTAACTTTAGAATTCAGGGTCATTCATTGAAGCTCATTGAAGTTGAAGGTGCTCATACATTACAAGAAACATACGAGTCGCTCGATGTTCATGTTGGACAATCTATGACTGTTTTGGTCACACTTGATAAATCTATTGGTGACTATTACATTGTTGCATCAACTCGTTTCACGAACCCTATTCTTACTACCACTGCAACCCTTCGCTATTCTGGATCGAATAGTAAGGCCTCGGGTCTATTACCCGTCGGCCCAACTGATGTAGAGTGGTCCATTAAGCAAGCCAGAACCATCAG attGAACTTAACAGCAAATGCTGCACGACCAAATCCTCAAGGATCATTTCACTATGGAACCATCCCTGTGTTGAGGGTACTGCAATTGGCAAATTCTAAATCCATTGTGAATGGAAAGTTAAGATATGCAGTAAATGGAATTTCACACATCAATCCAAGCACACCATTGAAGCTTGCTGATTGGTTTAACATTCCTGGCATCTTTGATCTCAACACAATCAAGGACTTTCCTTCTTCAAGCAAATCTGTCAAACTTGGCACATCTGTCTTAGGTTTCACCCTTCATGACTTTGCAGAAATAATATTCCAGAATGATGAAAACACTATTCAGTCATGGCACATGGATGGATCTAGCTTCTATGTAGTTGG ATTTGGCAAGGGTAAATGGACACCCGATGTGAGACGCACTTACAATTTGGTTGATGGTATTACAAGATACACTACTCAG GTGTATCCAAACTCTTGGACTACCATTTTGGTCTCTTTGGACAATAAGGGCATGTGGAACTTAAGGTCTGCAATATGGGAAAATCGGTATTTGGGACAAGATTTGTATATGAGGGTGTGGAACAATGAGCAAAGCTTATACACTGAGACCAATGTTCCTTTGAATGCATTGTTTTGTGGCAAAGCTAAACACTTGCCTAAATTATAA